The DNA region AGATATGAAATCGGTGAAATTTTTCATGAAAAACTTAATGCTCCACTTGAAAGCGAGCCTGAAAAATTAAATAAAATTGCAAGAGATTATTTAAGAGAAGAATTTAAAGTTTTACAACTTGGTCTTGGAGGCGTAAATTGGGGTATTAGCAAAGAAGGAGCTATATGGATGCTTGAAAATGAAGGAAATGGTAGGATGTGTACTACTGTAGCCGATATTACTATCAATGTATGCGGCATAGAAAAAATTGTTGAAACTTTTGAAGATGCTGCAACCTGTGATACACTTTTAGTTCCGTCTGCAACGGGTCAATTTATAACAAATTATAACAACATAATAACAGGACCAAGAAAAAAAGATGAACTTGATGGTCCAAAAGAGTGTCATATTATTTTATTTGATAATCACAGAACAAATATGCTTACAAATGATGACTATTATGAAGCACTTCGATGCATCAGATGTGGAGCATGTATGAATTTTTGTCCTGTATATGATAAAATCGGAGGTCATGGATATAGAGCAGTCTATCCTGGACCAATTGGAGAAGTAATTAGCCCAAATTTATTTGGAATTGATAGATATGGTGAAAATTTAACCCTTTGTTCTTTATGTGGAAGATGTAGTGAAGTTTGCCCTGTAAAAATACCACTTGCTGACTTAATTAGAAAATTAAGAAGAGATAAAGTAGGAGATGGAGATAATCCACCAATTGGATTTGAAAATATGCACTTTGATAAGTATGAAAAATTTGCAATGAAAGGATTTAAAAATGCTGCTACTAGTGGATTTAAATTTAGAACTGCAAT from Campylobacter ureolyticus includes:
- a CDS encoding LutB/LldF family L-lactate oxidation iron-sulfur protein, coding for MNINQNKENVVNERLNDTQMRENLNSAMHTLQTNRANLIEKRFIDWQGLRQKGKNVKNYALSTLDERLLEFEKNAIKNGFIVHWASSGDEVCEIIYKLMIEKNIKKILKGKSMASEEIGLNHYLKEKSLIATETDLGEVIIQLLNEHPVHIVVPAIHKNRYEIGEIFHEKLNAPLESEPEKLNKIARDYLREEFKVLQLGLGGVNWGISKEGAIWMLENEGNGRMCTTVADITINVCGIEKIVETFEDAATCDTLLVPSATGQFITNYNNIITGPRKKDELDGPKECHIILFDNHRTNMLTNDDYYEALRCIRCGACMNFCPVYDKIGGHGYRAVYPGPIGEVISPNLFGIDRYGENLTLCSLCGRCSEVCPVKIPLADLIRKLRRDKVGDGDNPPIGFENMHFDKYEKFAMKGFKNAATSGFKFRTAIKSAAIFNSIIQKNGKKLPVIKNWLKFKDLWEFNYDLNKAIKNEEGVIYE